A section of the Cottoperca gobio chromosome 17, fCotGob3.1, whole genome shotgun sequence genome encodes:
- the grk7a gene encoding rhodopsin kinase grk7a isoform X1: protein MCDMGGLDNLVANTAYLKAQGGDDKEMKKRRRSLALPNPEQCNAMRVSLDKDFTSVCEKQPIGKKFFREFLANTAEFKLAADFLDELYDWDLAEGALKEKSRKSILTKYCKADSKSFLTFLTGEPAEKCKSVTDATFEEVMKSKVQDGVRAFLQNKPFTDYQASPLFDKFLQWKEYEKQPISDKYFYEFRTLGKGGFGEVCAVQVKNTGQMYACKKLCKRRLKKKGGEKMALLEKKILEKVNSLFLVNLGYAYDTKTHLCLVMTLMNGGDLRYHIYNIGYDGKGVDKGIEMKRIIHYTAQITTGIMHLHEMNIIYRDMKPENVLLDSQGQCRLSDLGLAIEIVPEKTVTQMAGTGAYMAPELLTKTPYRTSVDWWALGCSIYEMVAGYTPFKGPDSKKEKVEKEEVQRRIQSEEPKWEHKCFDAPTKDIIQQFLKKKIEERLGIKNNMEDPRKHEWFNKINFPRLEAGLVDPPWVPKPNVVYAKDTDDIAEFSEIKGIVFDVNDDKFFKEFSTGAVPIQWQQEMIETGLFDELNDPNRKAGAGDPDDEKKSGTCILL from the exons ATGTGTGACATGGGGGGACTGGATAACCTGGTGGCCAACACGGCCTACCTAAAAGCCCAGGGTGGGGATGACAAAGAGATGAAAAAGCGCCGTCGCAGCTTGGCTCTTCCCAATCCTGAACAATGTAATGCAATGCGAGTCTCCCTTGACAAGGACTTTACATCGGTTTGTGAAAAGCAGCCTATTGGCAAAAAGTTTTTTCGTGAATTCCTGGCAAATACTGCTGAATTTAAGCTTGCTGCTGATTTCCTGGATGAGCTGTATGACTGGGATCTGGCTGAAGGTGCACTAAAAGAAAAGTCACGGAAAAGCATCCTCACCAAGTATTGTAAGGCTGATTCCAAGAGTTTCCTGACCTTTCTTACCGGGGAGCCTGCTGAAAAATGCAAGTCTGTGACAGATGCCACATTTGAGGAGGTGATGAAAAGCAAAGTCCAGGACGGTGTAAGAGCATTTCTGCAAAACAAACCCTTCACAGATTACCAGGCCAGTCCATTATTTGATAAATTCCTCCAATGGAAAGAGTATGAGAAACAGCCCATCTCTGACAAATACTTCTATGAGTTCAGAACTCTTGGCAAAGGAGGCTTTGGAGAG GTGTGCGCTGTTCAGGTGAAGAACACAGGCCAGATGTATGCCTGCAAGAAGTTGTGTAAAAGGCGACTGAAGAAAAAGGGTGGTGAGAAGATGGCCCTGTTAGAGAAGAAGATCCTAGAGAAGGTTAACAGCCTGTTTCTGGTCAACTTGGGCTACGCCTATGACACCAAGACCCACCTGTGCCTTGTCATGACCCTGATGAATGGAGGAGACCTCAGGTACCACATTTACAACATAGGCTATGATGGCAAGGGTGTGGACAAGGGCATCGAGATGAAGCGCATCATCCACTACACGGCGCAAATCACCACCGGTATTATGCATCTGCACGAAATGAATATCATATACCGTGACATGAAGCCGGAGAACGTGTTGCTGGATAGCCAAGGCCAGTGCCGACTTTCAGATTTGGGTCTGGCCATAGAGATTGTTCCAGAGAAGACTGTCACCCAGATG gctGGTACTGGAGCATACATGGCCCCTGAGCTCCTGACCAAAACTCCCTACAGGACATCAGTGGACTGGTGGGCCCTGGGCTGCAGTATCTACGAGATGGTTGCTGGCTACACACCTTTCAAAGGCCCCGACAGCAAGAAGGagaaggtggagaaggaggaggtacAACGCCGCATCCAAAGCGAGGAACCAAAGTGGGAGCACAAGTGCTTTGATGCTCCCACCAAGGACATCATCCAGCAGTTCCTCAAGAAGAAAATTGAGGAGCGCCTGGGCATAAA GAACAACATGGAGGATCCAAGGAAGCACGAATGGTTCAACAAAATCAACTTCCCCCGTCTGGAGGCCGGGCTGGTGGACCCTCCATGGGTGCCCAAGCCCAACGTCGTCTACGCTAAGGACACCGACGACATCGCTGAGTTCTCTGAGATTAAGGGCATCGTGTTTGACGTCAATGACGATAAATTCTTCAAGGAGTTTAGCACAGGCGCCGTACCGATTCAGTGGCAGCAAGAGATGATTGAGACCGGACTGTTTGACGAGCTCAACGATCCCAACAGGAAAGCGGGTGCAGGAGATCCTGATGACGAGAAGAAGTCAGGCACGTGTATATTGCTGTGA
- the grk7a gene encoding rhodopsin kinase grk7a isoform X2: MCDMGGLDNLVANTAYLKAQGGDDKEMKKRRRSLALPNPEQCNAMRVSLDKDFTSVCEKQPIGKKFFREFLANTAEFKLAADFLDELYDWDLAEGALKEKSRKSILTKYCKADSKSFLTFLTGEPAEKCKSVTDATFEEVMKSKVQDGVRAFLQNKPFTDYQASPLFDKFLQWKEYEKQPISDKYFYEFRTLGKGGFGEVCAVQVKNTGQMYACKKLCKRRLKKKGGEKMALLEKKILEKVNSLFLVNLGYAYDTKTHLCLVMTLMNGGDLRYHIYNIGYDGKGVDKGIEMKRIIHYTAQITTGIMHLHEMNIIYRDMKPENVLLDSQGQCRLSDLGLAIEIVPEKTVTQMAGTGAYMAPELLTKTPYRTSVDWWALGCSIYEMVAGYTPFKGPDSKKEKVEKEEVQRRIQSEEPKWEHKCFDAPTKDIIQQFLKKKIEERLGIKYDDPRKHEWFNKINFPRLEAGLVDPPWVPKPNVVYAKDTDDIAEFSEIKGIVFDVNDDKFFKEFSTGAVPIQWQQEMIETGLFDELNDPNRKAGAGDPDDEKKSGTCILL; the protein is encoded by the exons ATGTGTGACATGGGGGGACTGGATAACCTGGTGGCCAACACGGCCTACCTAAAAGCCCAGGGTGGGGATGACAAAGAGATGAAAAAGCGCCGTCGCAGCTTGGCTCTTCCCAATCCTGAACAATGTAATGCAATGCGAGTCTCCCTTGACAAGGACTTTACATCGGTTTGTGAAAAGCAGCCTATTGGCAAAAAGTTTTTTCGTGAATTCCTGGCAAATACTGCTGAATTTAAGCTTGCTGCTGATTTCCTGGATGAGCTGTATGACTGGGATCTGGCTGAAGGTGCACTAAAAGAAAAGTCACGGAAAAGCATCCTCACCAAGTATTGTAAGGCTGATTCCAAGAGTTTCCTGACCTTTCTTACCGGGGAGCCTGCTGAAAAATGCAAGTCTGTGACAGATGCCACATTTGAGGAGGTGATGAAAAGCAAAGTCCAGGACGGTGTAAGAGCATTTCTGCAAAACAAACCCTTCACAGATTACCAGGCCAGTCCATTATTTGATAAATTCCTCCAATGGAAAGAGTATGAGAAACAGCCCATCTCTGACAAATACTTCTATGAGTTCAGAACTCTTGGCAAAGGAGGCTTTGGAGAG GTGTGCGCTGTTCAGGTGAAGAACACAGGCCAGATGTATGCCTGCAAGAAGTTGTGTAAAAGGCGACTGAAGAAAAAGGGTGGTGAGAAGATGGCCCTGTTAGAGAAGAAGATCCTAGAGAAGGTTAACAGCCTGTTTCTGGTCAACTTGGGCTACGCCTATGACACCAAGACCCACCTGTGCCTTGTCATGACCCTGATGAATGGAGGAGACCTCAGGTACCACATTTACAACATAGGCTATGATGGCAAGGGTGTGGACAAGGGCATCGAGATGAAGCGCATCATCCACTACACGGCGCAAATCACCACCGGTATTATGCATCTGCACGAAATGAATATCATATACCGTGACATGAAGCCGGAGAACGTGTTGCTGGATAGCCAAGGCCAGTGCCGACTTTCAGATTTGGGTCTGGCCATAGAGATTGTTCCAGAGAAGACTGTCACCCAGATG gctGGTACTGGAGCATACATGGCCCCTGAGCTCCTGACCAAAACTCCCTACAGGACATCAGTGGACTGGTGGGCCCTGGGCTGCAGTATCTACGAGATGGTTGCTGGCTACACACCTTTCAAAGGCCCCGACAGCAAGAAGGagaaggtggagaaggaggaggtacAACGCCGCATCCAAAGCGAGGAACCAAAGTGGGAGCACAAGTGCTTTGATGCTCCCACCAAGGACATCATCCAGCAGTTCCTCAAGAAGAAAATTGAGGAGCGCCTGGGCATAAAGTATGAT GATCCAAGGAAGCACGAATGGTTCAACAAAATCAACTTCCCCCGTCTGGAGGCCGGGCTGGTGGACCCTCCATGGGTGCCCAAGCCCAACGTCGTCTACGCTAAGGACACCGACGACATCGCTGAGTTCTCTGAGATTAAGGGCATCGTGTTTGACGTCAATGACGATAAATTCTTCAAGGAGTTTAGCACAGGCGCCGTACCGATTCAGTGGCAGCAAGAGATGATTGAGACCGGACTGTTTGACGAGCTCAACGATCCCAACAGGAAAGCGGGTGCAGGAGATCCTGATGACGAGAAGAAGTCAGGCACGTGTATATTGCTGTGA